From one Triticum aestivum cultivar Chinese Spring chromosome 4B, IWGSC CS RefSeq v2.1, whole genome shotgun sequence genomic stretch:
- the LOC123095162 gene encoding monooxygenase 2 isoform X1 produces MQPQQDAAEDVVIVGAGLAGVDVALGLHRKGVRSVVLESSPALRTSGFAFMTWTNAFRALDALGVGDKMRSHHLQVQGVRVMSPTTGEVVRELDLRVQGKLGPHEARCVQRNVLLQALEEELPADTIRYNSRIVSIDDDKEGGGDAKILHLADGSMLRAKVLIGCDGINSVVAKWLGLAKPLDSGRRATRGHVKYPNGHGFQPKFMQFSGNGFRAGLVPCGDTDVYWFLTWSPSCPDGKEDVDHSPAEMKQFVLAKLRSIKAPDEVLEAVERSEMNDVLVAPLRYRPPLSLLFGSISKGNVCVAGDALHPTTPDLAQGACIALEDAVVLARCLGDAMARDGDGTETIEAALRRYAGIRRWRSAQVIAASYMVGRVQQSEHAVVRFARDRLLSGVLAKGLLMTPDYDCGTL; encoded by the exons ATGCAACCGCAGCAGGACGCCGCCGAGGACGTGGTCATTGTCGGCGCCGGCCTCGCCGGTGTCGACGTCGCCCTGGGACTCCACAG GAAGGGCGTGCGGAGCGTGGTGCTGGAGTCGTCGCCGGCGCTTCGGACGTCCGGCTTCGCGTTCATGACATGGACCAACGCCTTCCGCGCGCTTGACGCCCTCGGCGTCGGCGACAAGATGAGGAGCCACCACCTGCAGGTTCAGGG GGTGCGCGTCATGTCTCCGACTACCGGGGAAGTGGTGCGAGAGCTGGATCTCCGGGTGCAAGGCAAACT GGGACCCCACGAAGCCCGGTGCGTGCAGCGTAACGTGCTCCTCCAGGCGCTGGAGGAAGAGCTTCCGGCAGACACCATCCGCTACAACTCCAGGATCGTCTCCATCGACGACGACAAAGAAGGCGGTGGCGATGCCAAGATCCTCCATCTCGCCGACGGTTCGATGCTCCGAGCAAAGGTGCTGATCGGTTGCGACGGGATCAACTCAGTGGTGGCCAAATGGCTGGGGCTCGCCAAGCCGCTGGACTCGGGGCGTAGAGCCACGCGGGGGCACGTCAAGTACCCCAATGGCCACGGCTTCCAGCCCAAGTTCATGCAGTTCAGCGGCAACGGCTTCCGTGCCGGCCTGGTGCCCTGCGGCGACACGGACGTGTACTGGTTCCTGACGTGGTCACCTTCCTGTCCGGACGGGAAGGAGGACGTTGACCATAGCCCGGCGGAGATGAAGCAGTTCGTCCTGGCCAAGCTGCGGAGCATCAAGGCACCTGACGAGGTGCTGGAAGCGGTCGAGAGGAGCGAGATGAACGACGTCCTCGTGGCGCCCCTGAGGTACCGCCCGCCGCTGTCGCTCCTCTTCGGGAGCATCAGCAAGGGGAACGTGTGCGTCGCCGGCGACGCGCTCCACCCCACGACGCCGGACCTGGCACAGGGCGCGTGCATCGCGCTGGAGGATGCCGTCGTCCTCGCGCGGTGCCTCGGCGACGCCATGGCCCGCGATGGCGACGGCACTGAGACGATCGAGGCGGCTCTGCGCCGGTACGCCGGGATCCGGCGGTGGAGGAGCGCGCAGGTGATCGCGGCGTCCTACATGGTGGGGCGTGTGCAGCAGAGCGAGCACGCCGTGGTGAGATTTGCGCGGGACAGGCTGCTGTCAGGGGTGCTCGCCAAGGGGCTCCTCATGACGCCGGACTACGACTGTGGCACACTTTGA
- the LOC123095162 gene encoding monooxygenase 2 isoform X2, whose translation MTWTNAFRALDALGVGDKMRSHHLQVQGVRVMSPTTGEVVRELDLRVQGKLGPHEARCVQRNVLLQALEEELPADTIRYNSRIVSIDDDKEGGGDAKILHLADGSMLRAKVLIGCDGINSVVAKWLGLAKPLDSGRRATRGHVKYPNGHGFQPKFMQFSGNGFRAGLVPCGDTDVYWFLTWSPSCPDGKEDVDHSPAEMKQFVLAKLRSIKAPDEVLEAVERSEMNDVLVAPLRYRPPLSLLFGSISKGNVCVAGDALHPTTPDLAQGACIALEDAVVLARCLGDAMARDGDGTETIEAALRRYAGIRRWRSAQVIAASYMVGRVQQSEHAVVRFARDRLLSGVLAKGLLMTPDYDCGTL comes from the exons ATGACATGGACCAACGCCTTCCGCGCGCTTGACGCCCTCGGCGTCGGCGACAAGATGAGGAGCCACCACCTGCAGGTTCAGGG GGTGCGCGTCATGTCTCCGACTACCGGGGAAGTGGTGCGAGAGCTGGATCTCCGGGTGCAAGGCAAACT GGGACCCCACGAAGCCCGGTGCGTGCAGCGTAACGTGCTCCTCCAGGCGCTGGAGGAAGAGCTTCCGGCAGACACCATCCGCTACAACTCCAGGATCGTCTCCATCGACGACGACAAAGAAGGCGGTGGCGATGCCAAGATCCTCCATCTCGCCGACGGTTCGATGCTCCGAGCAAAGGTGCTGATCGGTTGCGACGGGATCAACTCAGTGGTGGCCAAATGGCTGGGGCTCGCCAAGCCGCTGGACTCGGGGCGTAGAGCCACGCGGGGGCACGTCAAGTACCCCAATGGCCACGGCTTCCAGCCCAAGTTCATGCAGTTCAGCGGCAACGGCTTCCGTGCCGGCCTGGTGCCCTGCGGCGACACGGACGTGTACTGGTTCCTGACGTGGTCACCTTCCTGTCCGGACGGGAAGGAGGACGTTGACCATAGCCCGGCGGAGATGAAGCAGTTCGTCCTGGCCAAGCTGCGGAGCATCAAGGCACCTGACGAGGTGCTGGAAGCGGTCGAGAGGAGCGAGATGAACGACGTCCTCGTGGCGCCCCTGAGGTACCGCCCGCCGCTGTCGCTCCTCTTCGGGAGCATCAGCAAGGGGAACGTGTGCGTCGCCGGCGACGCGCTCCACCCCACGACGCCGGACCTGGCACAGGGCGCGTGCATCGCGCTGGAGGATGCCGTCGTCCTCGCGCGGTGCCTCGGCGACGCCATGGCCCGCGATGGCGACGGCACTGAGACGATCGAGGCGGCTCTGCGCCGGTACGCCGGGATCCGGCGGTGGAGGAGCGCGCAGGTGATCGCGGCGTCCTACATGGTGGGGCGTGTGCAGCAGAGCGAGCACGCCGTGGTGAGATTTGCGCGGGACAGGCTGCTGTCAGGGGTGCTCGCCAAGGGGCTCCTCATGACGCCGGACTACGACTGTGGCACACTTTGA